The sequence CACGAACAGCGCCAACGGCGGGATCGCGAAAATCAGCAGCGGCGGGTCAACCCGCGTCGGCACGATAATCATCGCCGCCGACCACAACAGGGCGCCCACGGTGAAGAAGATGTTCATGCCATCCGCCACCCACGGCAACCAGCCCGCGAGGAAGTGGTAGCGCTGGCCACGGGTCAGTTCGGTGCCCTTACCGCGCAGCAGGCTGGCGGTGTGCCGCTTGATGATCTGAATCGCCCCGTAGGCCCAGCGGAAACGCTGTTTCTTGAAGTCGATAAAGGTATCGGGCATCAGGCCCTTGCCGTAGCTGTCGTGGTAATACGCTGCCGACAGGCCTTTCTCGAATACGCGCAGGCCCAATTCGGCATCTTCACAGATACACCAGTCAGCCCAGCCCAGCTCTTCAAGCACCGAGCGACGGGTCATGGTCATGGTGCCGTGCTGGATGATCGCGTCGCGGTCGTTACGGGTGACCATGCCGATATGGAAGAAGCCTTTGTATTCCGCGTAGCAGAGCTTCTTGAAGGTGCTTTCGTTCTGGTCGCGATAATCCTGTGGCGATTGCACCACGGCGATTTTCGGGTCGGCGAAGTGCGGCACCATGTGCTTGAGCCAGTTCGGCGAAACACAGTAATCAGAGTCGATCACCGCGATGACTTCGGCATCCTTGGCGGTATGCGGGATCAAGTAGTTCAATGCCCCGCCCTTGAAACCAGCCAGGGGCGATACGTGGAAGAACTTGAAGCGCGGGCCCAGGGTTTCGCAGTAGTCGCGCACGGGCTCCCAGACGGCCGGGTCCTTGGTGTTGTTGTCGATGATCAGGACTTCGTAGTCCGGATAGTCGAGGGCGGCCAAGGCGTCTAGGGTCTGTTTGACCATCTCTGGTGGCTCGTTGTAGCAGGGCACGTGGATCGAGACTTTCGGGCGGTAGTCCGAATCACCTTCAACCGGCAGGAATTCACGCCGGCGCTTGTGAGTCCAGACCGCTTCCGCCAGTTCGTGGGCCTCGGTCAGCAACACGATAAACACGCCCAGAGCGCCGAGCGCCAGCAGGAAACCCACTGTCAAACTGAACCAGGTGCTGTATTGCTGGCTGTAGTCGTAGCCGATCCACACCAGTACCGATCCGCAGAGGAAGGCGATAAAGGTCAGGAAGGTCCGTCCACGCTGGCGCAAGGCCGAACCGTCGATCATCAGCAACGTCAGGGACAGCAGCGCCAACACGACCGAGCCGATCGCCAGTACCCGCCATTGCGGGATCGCGACGACCGGGCCATCAAAATTGAATTTCTGTTGGCGTGCGGCGTTGTAAACGCCCCAATAGGCGCCGGCGGAACCTTCGTCACTGACTTTCCAAGGCTGGTCGAAGGCCTCGATCACAAAGTAGTTGTAGCCTTGGCGGTTCAGTTTATTCACCAGCGTACGCAGGTAAATCGCCTGGTCTGCCGGCGACGTTTCATTGCCACCGCGCATACGTCCGTTACTCGGCCAGCCAACTTCCGACAGCAGTAGCGGCTTTTTCGGGAACAATTTCTTCAGGTCCCTGGCACGGTCGAGTACGTACTGGCCAGCCTTATCCATCGGGATAAATTCCCAGAACGGCAGGATGTGGGCGGCGATCAGGTCGACGTGCTTGGCCAGTTGCGGGTTCTTTTCCCAGATGTGCCATTGCTCGGAGGTGGTCACCGGCACCTTGACGGCGGCGCGCACTCGATCCAGCAACACGATCAGCGCTTCAGGAGTGATTTCTTCGCGGAACAGGGCTTCGTTGCCCACCACTACCCGTACTACGCTGCGGGAGCTGTTGGCGATCTCGATGGCACGCTGGATCTCGCGCTCGTTGCGTTCCAGGTCCGGGCTGATCCAGATCCCCAGGGTCACCCGCAGGCCGAACTCTTCCGCCAGCTTGGGGATATCCCCCAGGGTGCCGTCGACCGAGTAGGTACGGATGTTGTCCGTCAGCTTGCTCATGATCGCAAGATCCTGGCGCATCTGGTCGTCGGTCGGGTACTGGTCTTTCTGCGGGAACTGGCCTTGCTGGAACGGCGAGTAGGAAAAACCGGAGATCTGCTCAGGCCAGTTAGGGGTAGTGACCGGGCGGTTGATCAGCGCCCAGAAGCCGGTGAACAGCGCGGCAATTGCCAGCACGACCACCAGGTTAAGTCCAAATTTACGCGATGACATGGCGATTTCGGGTTCCAAAG is a genomic window of Pseudomonas sp. ADAK18 containing:
- a CDS encoding glycosyltransferase codes for the protein MSSRKFGLNLVVVLAIAALFTGFWALINRPVTTPNWPEQISGFSYSPFQQGQFPQKDQYPTDDQMRQDLAIMSKLTDNIRTYSVDGTLGDIPKLAEEFGLRVTLGIWISPDLERNEREIQRAIEIANSSRSVVRVVVGNEALFREEITPEALIVLLDRVRAAVKVPVTTSEQWHIWEKNPQLAKHVDLIAAHILPFWEFIPMDKAGQYVLDRARDLKKLFPKKPLLLSEVGWPSNGRMRGGNETSPADQAIYLRTLVNKLNRQGYNYFVIEAFDQPWKVSDEGSAGAYWGVYNAARQQKFNFDGPVVAIPQWRVLAIGSVVLALLSLTLLMIDGSALRQRGRTFLTFIAFLCGSVLVWIGYDYSQQYSTWFSLTVGFLLALGALGVFIVLLTEAHELAEAVWTHKRRREFLPVEGDSDYRPKVSIHVPCYNEPPEMVKQTLDALAALDYPDYEVLIIDNNTKDPAVWEPVRDYCETLGPRFKFFHVSPLAGFKGGALNYLIPHTAKDAEVIAVIDSDYCVSPNWLKHMVPHFADPKIAVVQSPQDYRDQNESTFKKLCYAEYKGFFHIGMVTRNDRDAIIQHGTMTMTRRSVLEELGWADWCICEDAELGLRVFEKGLSAAYYHDSYGKGLMPDTFIDFKKQRFRWAYGAIQIIKRHTASLLRGKGTELTRGQRYHFLAGWLPWVADGMNIFFTVGALLWSAAMIIVPTRVDPPLLIFAIPPLALFVFKVGKIIFLYRRTVGVNLKDAFCAALAGLALSHTIAKAVLYGFFTTSIPFFRTPKNADNHGFWVAISEAREEMFIMLLLWGAALGIYLVQGLPSNDIRFWVVMLLVQSLPYVAALIMAFLSSLPKPSAPEPEPAPVG